The Pannonibacter sp. XCT-53 genome includes a region encoding these proteins:
- a CDS encoding YihY/virulence factor BrkB family protein — MMPRPALSAPLRDAYRVLADAFGHFNTDDGWAMASHVALSTLLALFPFLIFIAALAGFLGFGEAAPRVSQLIFDAWPDAVAAPVANEISKVLTVPRGDLLTFGVIAALWFSSNGVSAVRVALNRAYRVTETRNFLVLRLQSILVVLFGAVALIAFTLLIVLAPLAMAAAQRFAPALAAWFDQLHVARYVVAGLISTAGLLVVHVVLPAGRRQLLDILPGVLLTLALWIGSGMLFGMYLATYANYVSTYAGLAGVMTALVFLYMVALALLAGGELNASLLRARRIRQRRRAGEGSASAG, encoded by the coding sequence ATGATGCCCCGGCCCGCCCTCAGCGCCCCCTTGCGCGATGCCTATCGTGTCCTTGCCGACGCCTTCGGTCATTTCAACACCGATGATGGCTGGGCGATGGCGAGCCATGTGGCGCTGTCCACTCTCCTTGCGCTGTTTCCGTTCCTGATCTTCATCGCAGCACTTGCCGGCTTTCTGGGCTTCGGCGAGGCCGCGCCGCGGGTGTCGCAGCTGATCTTCGATGCCTGGCCCGATGCGGTCGCGGCCCCGGTCGCCAACGAGATCAGCAAGGTGCTCACCGTTCCGCGCGGCGACCTGCTGACCTTCGGCGTCATCGCCGCGCTGTGGTTCTCCTCGAACGGCGTCAGCGCCGTCCGTGTCGCCCTCAACCGCGCCTACCGGGTCACAGAGACCCGGAATTTCCTCGTCCTGCGCCTGCAGTCCATCCTGGTGGTGCTGTTCGGGGCCGTTGCCCTCATCGCCTTCACGCTGCTCATCGTCCTTGCCCCGCTGGCGATGGCGGCCGCGCAACGGTTCGCGCCGGCGCTGGCCGCCTGGTTCGACCAGCTCCATGTCGCCCGCTACGTGGTGGCGGGGCTCATCAGCACGGCCGGCCTTCTCGTGGTGCATGTGGTGCTGCCGGCCGGTCGGCGGCAGCTTCTCGACATCCTGCCCGGCGTCCTGCTGACGCTTGCGCTCTGGATCGGCTCCGGCATGCTGTTCGGCATGTATCTGGCGACCTATGCCAACTATGTCTCCACCTACGCCGGGCTGGCCGGTGTCATGACGGCGCTCGTGTTCCTGTACATGGTGGCGCTGGCGCTGCTGGCCGGCGGCGAGCTCAACGCATCCCTGCTGCGGGCGCGCCGGATCAGACAGCGTCGGCGGGCGGGGGAGGGGTCCGCTTCCGCCGGATGA
- a CDS encoding DMT family transporter gives MKSPNSIQFGFGPGHKQWTLRVQKPILATIAPGLFVLLWSTGFIGSKLGAPYADPFVFLSVRYLAVLPFLLVFAVAAGSKWPNNTPAILHCIVTGMLVHGIYLGGVFWAIDRGMPAGASALMVGLQPVLTALAAGWLLGDRIGPRHWAGMALGSLGLVLIVGPKLGLDGSGITIATITAMAAAVLAMSFGTVYQKRFVPATDHVTATVWQYVGALIVSLPMTLGESWQIDWSPQFAFALAWLVLVLSIGAILLLMYLIRAGAVAEVASLFYLVPVATTIESYFLFGERLAPVQIAGMGLVVAAILLIRRKRTPPPPADAV, from the coding sequence GTGAAGAGCCCAAATTCTATTCAGTTTGGATTCGGTCCAGGCCATAAACAGTGGACACTCCGCGTGCAAAAGCCAATTCTTGCAACCATAGCGCCAGGTCTTTTCGTTTTGCTCTGGTCGACAGGCTTCATTGGCTCGAAGCTGGGCGCGCCCTACGCAGATCCATTTGTCTTTCTCTCGGTAAGATACCTTGCTGTACTTCCCTTCCTGCTTGTCTTCGCAGTTGCAGCAGGATCAAAATGGCCAAACAACACGCCGGCAATCCTGCACTGCATTGTCACCGGCATGCTTGTTCACGGGATTTATCTCGGTGGCGTCTTCTGGGCAATTGATCGCGGCATGCCGGCCGGCGCCAGCGCGCTGATGGTCGGACTGCAGCCGGTGCTGACGGCCCTGGCGGCCGGGTGGCTGCTCGGTGACCGGATCGGCCCGCGCCACTGGGCCGGCATGGCGCTCGGCTCGCTCGGGCTGGTGCTGATCGTCGGGCCGAAGCTCGGCCTCGACGGATCGGGGATCACGATTGCCACGATCACCGCGATGGCGGCGGCCGTTCTCGCCATGAGCTTCGGCACCGTGTACCAGAAGCGCTTCGTGCCTGCGACGGATCACGTCACCGCCACGGTGTGGCAGTATGTCGGCGCGCTGATCGTGTCGCTGCCCATGACGCTCGGAGAGAGCTGGCAGATCGACTGGAGCCCGCAATTCGCGTTTGCGCTGGCCTGGCTGGTGCTCGTGCTGTCGATCGGCGCCATCCTGCTGCTGATGTACCTGATCCGGGCCGGCGCCGTGGCCGAGGTTGCCTCGCTGTTCTATCTGGTGCCGGTGGCCACGACGATCGAGAGCTACTTCCTGTTCGGCGAGCGGCTGGCGCCGGTCCAGATCGCCGGCATGGGGCTTGTGGTGGCGGCGATCCTGCTCATCCGGCGGAAGCGGACCCCTCCCCCGCCCGCCGACGCTGTCTGA
- a CDS encoding methyl-accepting chemotaxis protein: MSRAFQSPSSVTGPDAVAEGAGLLSGMTVRFRIIILSLISTLGLIAVGSVFWWSQSRVDSAFLASGENTALSRATLDLLVAADDLRLLEKGYLVAPSDAAHAALLAGHQETVARLAQVRQIPAAAGLSAQTADIADTLDGIVGAFNQLHDVQETIGFDAASGLRAQLADLSGKAKTRIDDELKFGGNSDFEKLARTVMDVQLSESRFTQSGGKPDLREAFEKSYAVFQKLIGRVYIPNEVKAEIEGHMTAYKAAFDAYAAALQDRQTKITLAEDLFGLLPPHIEALLTAAQTGDAAARSELEEIRTLSSKVMYGVIGALVVVLSGLAIMIGRSIAAPLASLQTSMEVLASGKTDIQLPAGTGRDEISAMVRTVRVFRDNAAERYRLAAEQARENEGRDARVARLEAIISNFEAAVQRSLDSLDHASRDLDKASSAVETASDEVAALADQAGNSVRVAAQNVTSAAGATEELAASIRDIASQAGRSTQVAKRAVAGADSTFSTMQDLSSAADRIGAVMSLIRDIANQTNLLALNATIEAARAGEAGKGFAVVAAEVKQLADQTAKATEDIAKQVEAIQSASAGAVTAISEVRDIIADMDGLASAVAQAVEQQDRAVSGISRNVADASNRSEEGADRMTAVVSATDHARASGDEVDRLSKVLSEQAALLRREVRQFLDGVRAA; encoded by the coding sequence ATGAGCCGTGCTTTTCAATCCCCCTCGTCTGTCACCGGACCGGATGCCGTCGCTGAAGGGGCCGGCCTCCTGTCCGGCATGACTGTCCGGTTCCGGATCATCATCCTCAGCCTGATCTCGACCCTCGGCCTGATCGCTGTCGGCTCGGTGTTCTGGTGGAGCCAGTCGCGTGTGGACAGCGCATTCCTCGCCTCGGGTGAGAACACGGCCCTGTCGCGCGCGACGCTGGACCTGCTCGTGGCAGCCGACGACCTGAGGCTGCTGGAAAAGGGCTACCTGGTCGCCCCCTCCGACGCCGCCCATGCTGCCCTGCTGGCCGGGCATCAGGAAACGGTCGCACGGCTTGCCCAGGTGCGCCAGATCCCGGCAGCAGCGGGACTGTCCGCGCAGACGGCCGACATCGCCGACACGCTGGACGGGATCGTCGGTGCCTTCAACCAGCTGCATGACGTGCAGGAGACGATCGGCTTCGATGCGGCCTCCGGCCTGCGCGCCCAGCTGGCCGACCTGTCCGGCAAGGCCAAGACCCGGATCGACGACGAGCTGAAGTTCGGCGGCAACTCGGACTTCGAGAAGCTCGCGCGCACCGTGATGGACGTGCAGCTGTCGGAAAGCCGGTTTACCCAGTCGGGCGGCAAGCCGGACCTGCGGGAGGCCTTCGAGAAGTCCTATGCCGTGTTCCAGAAGCTGATCGGTCGCGTCTACATCCCGAACGAGGTGAAGGCCGAGATCGAGGGTCACATGACCGCCTACAAGGCTGCCTTCGATGCCTACGCCGCCGCGCTCCAGGACCGGCAGACCAAGATCACGCTGGCGGAGGACCTCTTTGGCCTGCTGCCGCCGCATATCGAGGCGCTGCTGACCGCCGCCCAGACCGGCGATGCGGCTGCACGCAGCGAGCTGGAAGAGATCCGCACCCTGTCCTCCAAGGTGATGTATGGCGTCATCGGCGCGCTGGTCGTGGTGCTCTCCGGCCTTGCGATCATGATCGGACGCTCGATTGCAGCGCCTCTCGCCAGCCTGCAGACCTCGATGGAGGTGCTGGCCTCCGGCAAGACCGACATCCAGCTGCCGGCCGGGACTGGCCGCGACGAGATTTCCGCGATGGTTCGGACCGTGCGTGTCTTCCGCGACAACGCGGCCGAGCGCTACCGCCTCGCGGCGGAGCAGGCCCGGGAGAACGAGGGCCGTGATGCCCGCGTGGCCCGGCTCGAGGCGATCATTTCCAACTTCGAGGCCGCGGTGCAGCGCTCGCTCGACAGCCTCGACCACGCCTCCCGGGATCTGGACAAGGCCTCCAGCGCCGTGGAAACCGCATCCGACGAGGTGGCCGCCCTTGCCGACCAGGCCGGCAACAGCGTCCGCGTCGCGGCGCAGAACGTGACCTCTGCCGCCGGGGCGACCGAGGAACTTGCCGCCTCGATCCGCGACATCGCCTCGCAGGCCGGCCGCTCGACCCAGGTTGCCAAGCGGGCCGTGGCCGGTGCCGACAGCACCTTCTCCACCATGCAGGACCTCTCCAGCGCCGCCGACCGGATCGGCGCCGTCATGAGCCTGATCCGCGACATTGCCAACCAGACCAACCTGCTGGCGCTGAACGCGACCATCGAGGCCGCCCGTGCAGGGGAGGCCGGCAAGGGCTTCGCGGTCGTGGCGGCGGAAGTGAAGCAGCTCGCCGACCAGACCGCCAAGGCGACCGAGGACATCGCCAAGCAGGTCGAGGCCATCCAGAGCGCCTCCGCCGGGGCCGTGACCGCGATTTCGGAAGTTCGCGACATCATCGCCGACATGGACGGGCTAGCCTCCGCCGTCGCTCAGGCGGTCGAGCAGCAGGACCGCGCCGTGTCGGGCATTTCCCGCAACGTCGCGGATGCCTCGAACCGCTCCGAGGAGGGCGCCGACCGGATGACCGCCGTCGTCAGCGCGACCGACCATGCCCGGGCCTCGGGCGACGAGGTCGACCGCCTGTCGAAGGTGCTCTCCGAGCAGGCGGCCCTGCTGCGGCGCGAGGTGCGGCAGTTCCTTGACGGGGTCCGCGCGGCCTGA
- a CDS encoding NAD(P)/FAD-dependent oxidoreductase, producing MQDSIVIVGAGQAGAQVAQSLRQGGHAGSIRLIGEEAHPPYQRPPLSKKFLAGETDAEGLWLRPAAFYETQSVDLLTGSEVAAIDRDGHAVVLSTGERVPYDKLVLATGTRARRIPVPGADLAGILTLRSIADVDRIRSALAAQERLAVIGAGYIGLEVAAVARAMGKTVTVIEAQDRVLKRVVSPVISAFYEALHRSKGVDLRLDTGLSGLEGAEGAVTGVRLADGSLVPAGLVLMAVGAEPNDALAEAAGLETDNGILVDGGGQTSDPDIYAAGDCTRFFLPRYDRSVRLESVQNAIDQAKVVAQSILGQEVDYDPLPWFWSDQYHVKLQIAGLSEGYDEVVTVGEPAEDKFYVAYLQKGRLIAVDSINSPRSHMMARKAIGEPWRADLLPAAA from the coding sequence ATGCAGGACAGCATCGTCATCGTTGGCGCCGGTCAGGCCGGCGCCCAGGTCGCCCAGTCGCTGCGTCAGGGCGGCCATGCCGGGTCCATCCGCCTCATTGGCGAGGAGGCGCATCCGCCCTACCAGCGCCCGCCGCTGTCGAAGAAATTCCTCGCCGGGGAAACGGACGCAGAAGGCCTGTGGCTGCGACCCGCAGCCTTTTACGAGACACAGTCAGTTGATCTCCTCACGGGGAGCGAAGTCGCCGCCATTGACCGCGATGGTCACGCCGTCGTCCTGTCGACGGGTGAGCGCGTGCCCTATGACAAGCTGGTGCTGGCAACCGGCACGCGGGCGCGCCGCATTCCGGTGCCGGGCGCCGATCTCGCCGGTATCCTGACCTTGCGCTCCATCGCCGATGTGGACCGGATCCGGTCGGCCCTGGCGGCACAGGAGCGTCTGGCCGTGATCGGCGCCGGTTACATCGGTCTCGAGGTTGCCGCCGTTGCACGCGCCATGGGCAAGACGGTCACGGTGATCGAGGCGCAGGACCGCGTGCTGAAACGTGTCGTCTCGCCCGTCATTTCCGCCTTCTACGAGGCGCTGCACCGGTCGAAGGGCGTCGACCTGCGGCTGGACACGGGCCTCTCGGGCCTTGAGGGCGCGGAGGGGGCCGTCACCGGCGTCCGTCTCGCTGATGGCAGCCTGGTCCCGGCTGGCCTCGTGCTGATGGCCGTGGGTGCGGAGCCGAATGACGCGCTGGCCGAGGCGGCCGGGCTCGAGACCGACAACGGCATCCTCGTCGATGGCGGCGGACAGACCAGCGATCCGGACATCTATGCCGCCGGCGACTGCACCCGCTTCTTCCTGCCGCGCTATGACCGCTCCGTGCGGCTGGAAAGCGTGCAGAATGCCATTGACCAGGCCAAGGTCGTCGCCCAGTCGATCCTGGGTCAGGAGGTGGACTATGATCCGCTGCCCTGGTTCTGGTCCGACCAGTATCACGTCAAGCTGCAGATCGCGGGCCTGTCGGAAGGCTATGACGAGGTCGTCACCGTGGGCGAACCGGCCGAGGACAAGTTCTACGTCGCCTATCTGCAGAAAGGCCGGCTGATTGCCGTCGACAGCATCAACTCGCCGCGCTCGCACATGATGGCCCGCAAGGCGATCGGCGAGCCCTGGCGCGCCGATCTTCTGCCCGCCGCAGCCTGA
- a CDS encoding alpha/beta fold hydrolase → MSSPASPLLPQSRASLPHHVQGDGAGAPIVLLHGFGGDHQTWLNIQTGLSTRRRTIAFDLPGHGKALDWPTIGNAGVSAKAVIRSLEALDLAPVHLVGHSMGGAVAALVAMRAPERVASLTLLAPGGFGTEINHKLLRRYAQTADEAALEPLLEQFFGFGFRMPRLFARHAAELRQRPGAIEALTTIVEDILDGDGQKTLPRDALADLGMPVKLIWGRQDRVLPVHQANALPGTIACHLFDGMGHMPHLENPQAVIRLILEASAAR, encoded by the coding sequence ATGTCCAGCCCGGCCAGTCCGCTTCTGCCCCAGAGCAGGGCCTCCCTGCCCCATCACGTCCAGGGCGACGGCGCCGGCGCCCCGATCGTGCTGCTGCACGGATTTGGTGGCGACCACCAGACCTGGCTGAACATCCAGACGGGCCTGTCCACCCGCCGGCGGACCATCGCCTTTGATCTGCCGGGCCACGGCAAGGCGCTCGACTGGCCGACGATCGGCAACGCCGGTGTTTCCGCCAAGGCCGTGATCCGGTCTCTGGAGGCGCTGGATCTCGCGCCGGTGCATCTGGTCGGCCATTCCATGGGCGGCGCGGTGGCGGCGCTGGTCGCCATGCGGGCACCGGAACGCGTTGCCAGCCTCACCCTTCTTGCCCCCGGAGGTTTCGGCACGGAGATCAACCACAAGCTCCTGCGCCGCTATGCCCAGACCGCCGACGAGGCCGCGCTGGAACCGCTGCTCGAGCAGTTCTTCGGCTTCGGCTTCCGCATGCCGCGCCTCTTTGCCCGCCATGCGGCCGAGCTGCGCCAGCGGCCCGGCGCCATCGAGGCCCTGACCACCATCGTCGAGGACATCCTGGACGGCGACGGGCAGAAGACCCTGCCGCGCGATGCGCTTGCCGACCTCGGCATGCCGGTGAAGCTGATCTGGGGCCGGCAGGACCGGGTGCTGCCGGTGCATCAGGCGAACGCCCTGCCGGGCACCATTGCCTGCCACCTGTTCGACGGCATGGGCCACATGCCGCATCTGGAGAACCCGCAGGCGGTGATCCGGCTCATTCTCGAAGCCAGCGCGGCGCGATAA
- a CDS encoding sugar kinase, whose protein sequence is MTAAIDLVCLGEPMVELNQHHAGGAYHPGFGGDVSNTAVAAARQGLRVAMSTALGADVFGDSLRGLWTAEGIDHSAVPSDPDAPTGLYFVTHGPAGHTFSYRRAGSAASRMSPRSLPLDLISSAKVLHFSAISQAISPSACDACFAAADAARAAGRLVSYDTNLRLALWPLARARAVIRATIGLSDIVLPGLDDAQKLCDAQDADGIADELLGLGARIVALTMGSDGVLVATADRRERFGAHKVDAVDATGAGDAFDGAFLAEYLATGDAFAAARHANAAAALSVTGYGAVAPLPRRAEVEAFLAR, encoded by the coding sequence ATGACCGCTGCCATCGATCTTGTCTGCCTTGGCGAACCCATGGTGGAGCTCAACCAGCACCACGCCGGCGGGGCCTATCACCCCGGGTTCGGCGGGGACGTTTCCAACACGGCCGTCGCGGCTGCGCGCCAGGGCCTCCGCGTGGCCATGTCGACGGCGCTCGGGGCGGATGTTTTCGGCGACAGCCTGCGGGGACTGTGGACGGCCGAGGGGATCGACCATTCCGCCGTGCCCTCCGACCCTGATGCGCCGACCGGGCTCTATTTCGTCACCCATGGTCCGGCCGGCCATACCTTCTCCTATCGCCGGGCCGGATCGGCCGCCAGCCGGATGAGCCCCCGCAGCCTGCCGCTGGATCTCATCTCCAGCGCGAAGGTGCTGCATTTCTCCGCCATCAGCCAGGCGATCTCGCCTTCGGCCTGCGATGCCTGCTTTGCGGCGGCCGATGCGGCCCGCGCGGCCGGGCGGCTGGTCTCCTATGACACCAACCTGCGTCTGGCGCTGTGGCCGCTGGCCCGCGCCCGCGCCGTCATCCGCGCCACCATCGGCCTCAGCGACATTGTCCTGCCGGGTCTGGACGACGCGCAGAAGCTCTGCGACGCGCAGGATGCCGATGGCATCGCCGACGAGCTGCTCGGGCTCGGTGCCAGGATCGTCGCCCTCACCATGGGCAGCGACGGTGTTCTGGTTGCCACCGCCGACCGGCGCGAACGTTTCGGGGCGCACAAGGTCGATGCGGTCGATGCGACTGGCGCCGGGGATGCCTTCGACGGTGCCTTCCTTGCCGAGTATCTGGCGACCGGCGACGCCTTTGCCGCCGCCCGTCATGCCAATGCCGCCGCGGCCCTCTCCGTCACCGGCTATGGTGCCGTCGCGCCGCTGCCGCGCCGGGCGGAGGTCGAGGCTTTCCTCGCGCGCTGA
- a CDS encoding L,D-transpeptidase: MRLRLRLPILALCAGLALPPLTPAPALAFADNKFFDPVTQEWVELKVTPEVAGKIARRKFKRKVVDFNGPEAPGTIIVDTEARALYHVLEGGEAMRYGIGVGRDGFTWQGVQKVTRKAEWPGWTPPPEMIARERKKGRKLPAFMPGGPNNPMGARALYLGNTIYRIHGTNEDWSIGQAVSSGCFRMWNDDVEHLYSQVPVGATVIIR, translated from the coding sequence ATGCGGCTGCGCCTTCGCCTTCCCATCCTTGCGCTCTGCGCGGGTCTTGCCCTGCCGCCGCTGACCCCGGCCCCTGCGCTCGCCTTTGCGGACAACAAGTTCTTCGATCCGGTGACGCAGGAATGGGTGGAGCTGAAGGTCACGCCCGAGGTTGCCGGCAAGATCGCCCGGCGCAAGTTCAAGCGGAAGGTGGTCGATTTCAACGGTCCCGAAGCCCCGGGAACCATCATCGTCGACACCGAGGCACGTGCCCTGTACCACGTCCTGGAAGGTGGGGAGGCCATGCGCTACGGCATCGGTGTCGGCCGCGACGGCTTCACCTGGCAGGGCGTGCAGAAGGTCACCCGCAAGGCGGAGTGGCCGGGCTGGACGCCGCCGCCGGAAATGATCGCCCGCGAGCGCAAGAAGGGCCGCAAGCTGCCGGCCTTCATGCCCGGCGGACCAAACAATCCGATGGGCGCACGCGCGCTCTACCTCGGCAACACGATCTACCGGATCCACGGCACCAACGAGGACTGGAGCATCGGCCAGGCCGTGTCCTCCGGCTGCTTCCGCATGTGGAACGACGATGTCGAACACCTCTACAGCCAGGTGCCGGTCGGAGCGACCGTGATCATTCGCTGA
- a CDS encoding adenylate/guanylate cyclase domain-containing protein yields the protein MQTNEKIEGVEDWLISLALGTPTMATMFEGLCQRLCQMGIPVDRALLAWATLHPLIETESVFWRPETPVEHEKFRHEQEETEAWLKSPMRRVWRNGERQFRRQLDRSAPDSEFPLLAELKGQGFADYLVLSTPFELPSVEENHGNTGVLVSWATRRPGGFTDADISAIGYLQKRLALAVRANVQAQITRTVAETYLGRWAGTQVLNGQIRHGDGQSIEAVIFYCDMRESTAHAEKLGPDRYLRLLNRYFDATAGAVEAQGGEILDFIGDAVLGIFPIAAEGLQPAAARALAAARMSAARLRALDVADLLEGTAPLKAGIALSVGRVMFGNIGIANRLTFSVIGQTVHAAARMEALTKDLRQHVLLTEDIAGYAGRDAEPVGDFHLAGFRDPRPLFALRLA from the coding sequence ATGCAGACGAACGAGAAGATCGAGGGTGTCGAGGACTGGCTGATCAGCCTGGCACTCGGCACGCCGACCATGGCGACGATGTTCGAGGGCCTCTGCCAGCGCCTGTGCCAGATGGGCATCCCCGTTGACCGGGCCTTGCTCGCCTGGGCCACGCTGCACCCGCTGATCGAAACGGAAAGCGTGTTCTGGCGGCCCGAGACGCCCGTGGAGCACGAGAAGTTCCGGCACGAGCAGGAAGAGACCGAGGCCTGGCTGAAAAGTCCGATGCGCCGGGTCTGGCGCAACGGCGAGCGGCAGTTCCGCCGGCAGCTTGATCGCAGCGCCCCGGACAGCGAGTTCCCGCTGCTTGCCGAGCTGAAGGGCCAGGGTTTCGCCGACTATCTGGTCCTGTCGACCCCCTTCGAGCTGCCATCCGTCGAGGAAAACCACGGCAACACGGGGGTTCTGGTCAGCTGGGCGACACGCCGTCCCGGCGGCTTCACCGATGCCGACATCTCTGCCATTGGCTATCTGCAGAAGCGGCTGGCGCTGGCCGTGCGCGCCAATGTCCAGGCCCAGATCACCCGGACGGTGGCGGAGACCTATCTCGGCCGCTGGGCCGGGACACAGGTACTGAACGGCCAGATCCGCCACGGCGACGGACAGAGCATCGAGGCCGTGATCTTCTATTGCGACATGCGCGAATCAACCGCACACGCCGAAAAGCTCGGGCCGGACCGCTACCTGCGCCTGCTGAACCGTTACTTCGATGCCACCGCCGGCGCGGTGGAGGCGCAAGGGGGCGAGATCCTCGACTTCATCGGCGATGCGGTGCTGGGCATCTTCCCGATCGCCGCCGAAGGGCTGCAGCCGGCCGCCGCCCGGGCCCTGGCAGCAGCGAGGATGAGCGCCGCCCGGCTGCGGGCGCTTGATGTCGCCGATCTGCTGGAGGGCACCGCACCGCTGAAGGCGGGCATTGCCCTGTCGGTCGGGCGCGTGATGTTCGGCAACATCGGCATCGCCAACCGGCTGACCTTCTCGGTCATCGGCCAGACTGTCCACGCCGCCGCCCGCATGGAAGCCCTGACCAAGGACTTGCGTCAGCATGTGCTGCTGACGGAGGACATCGCCGGATATGCCGGGCGGGACGCGGAACCGGTTGGCGACTTCCATCTCGCCGGCTTCCGGGATCCCCGCCCGCTCTTTGCGCTGCGGCTGGCCTGA